The following are encoded in a window of Streptomyces sp. 11x1 genomic DNA:
- a CDS encoding Uma2 family endonuclease, with translation MTIAPDDAQHGAPHIYRTMRDFVQSMDDALPGKFEITKEGIVHDMMSPGGPHEVTAAHVSRRLEKLMPEELLAHNGTPDVEDEPEGIMRHPDVMVIAWDDLNVPGSIDPRTLVAAIEVVSRSNPDNDWVAKMRDYPLLGIPVYAVFDPRTGTGAVLTDIHATPDGPRYATRKDFVYGEDVTIADWTISTENLPRYPDKG, from the coding sequence ATGACCATCGCCCCGGACGACGCGCAACACGGCGCCCCCCACATCTACCGAACCATGCGGGATTTCGTTCAGTCGATGGACGACGCCCTCCCCGGCAAATTCGAGATCACCAAGGAAGGGATCGTCCACGACATGATGTCTCCGGGAGGACCTCACGAAGTGACGGCAGCACATGTCAGCCGCCGTCTGGAAAAACTCATGCCGGAGGAGTTGCTGGCCCACAACGGCACGCCCGACGTGGAGGACGAGCCGGAGGGCATCATGCGCCACCCCGATGTCATGGTGATCGCCTGGGACGATCTCAATGTCCCGGGCTCCATCGACCCCCGGACACTCGTCGCCGCGATCGAGGTCGTCTCCCGCTCCAACCCCGACAACGACTGGGTCGCCAAGATGCGCGACTACCCCCTGCTCGGCATCCCCGTCTACGCCGTCTTCGACCCCCGCACCGGCACGGGCGCCGTCCTCACCGACATCCACGCCACGCCGGACGGCCCGCGCTACGCCACCCGCAAGGACTTCGTCTACGGCGAGGACGTCACCATCGCCGACTGGACCATCTCCACGGAGAACCTGCCCCGCTACCCGGACAAGGGCTGA
- a CDS encoding endo-1,4-beta-xylanase encodes MTYMNRFRMPALGVVAGALLATAVAVPSASAHGPHGGPSLRALADRAGVRVGTAVDMTALADDRTYRRTTVREFNSVTAENVMKWESVEPQRGVYDWKAADDLVRFARANGQVVRGHTLVWHSQLPGWLTAGVADGSIGATELRGILRKHITTEVKRYKGKIQQWDVVNEVFEEDGSLRNSIWLRELGPSYIADAFRWAHAADPKAKLFLNDYNVEGVNAKSTAYYELAKRLRAEGVPVQGFGAQGHLAIQYGFPADVPANLARFEALGMRTAFTEVDVRMILPADEVKSATQASYYRQLLDACLGARSCTSFTVWGFTDKYSWVPGVFDGEGSATPMDEEYGRKPAYGALREGLAAGR; translated from the coding sequence ATGACGTACATGAACCGGTTTCGCATGCCCGCGCTCGGGGTGGTCGCCGGGGCGCTGCTGGCCACGGCGGTGGCCGTGCCGTCGGCCTCTGCGCACGGCCCTCATGGCGGCCCGTCGTTGAGGGCGCTCGCCGACCGCGCCGGCGTCCGCGTCGGCACGGCCGTCGACATGACGGCCCTCGCGGACGACCGGACGTACCGCCGGACGACGGTCCGTGAGTTCAACTCGGTGACCGCCGAGAACGTCATGAAGTGGGAGTCGGTGGAGCCGCAGCGGGGGGTCTACGACTGGAAGGCCGCCGACGACCTGGTCCGTTTCGCGCGGGCGAACGGGCAGGTCGTGCGCGGGCACACCCTGGTCTGGCACAGCCAGCTGCCGGGCTGGCTGACGGCCGGGGTGGCGGACGGATCGATCGGCGCGACGGAGCTGCGCGGCATCCTCAGGAAGCACATCACCACCGAGGTGAAGCGGTACAAGGGGAAGATCCAGCAGTGGGACGTGGTCAACGAGGTCTTCGAGGAGGACGGCAGCCTGCGGAACTCGATCTGGCTGCGTGAGCTGGGCCCGTCGTACATCGCGGACGCGTTCCGCTGGGCGCACGCCGCCGATCCGAAGGCGAAGCTCTTCCTCAACGACTACAACGTGGAGGGCGTCAACGCGAAGTCCACGGCGTACTACGAACTGGCAAAGCGGTTGCGCGCGGAGGGCGTACCGGTGCAGGGCTTCGGCGCGCAGGGGCACCTCGCGATCCAGTACGGCTTCCCGGCCGACGTCCCCGCGAATCTGGCCCGCTTCGAGGCGCTGGGGATGCGGACGGCGTTCACGGAGGTGGACGTGCGGATGATCCTGCCGGCGGACGAGGTGAAGTCGGCGACGCAGGCCAGCTACTACCGGCAGTTGCTGGACGCCTGTCTGGGGGCGCGGAGCTGCACGTCGTTCACGGTGTGGGGATTCACGGACAAGTACTCGTGGGTGCCCGGAGTCTTCGACGGCGAGGGCTCGGCGACGCCGATGGACGAGGAGTACGGGCGCAAGCCGGCGTACGGGGCGCTGCGGGAGGGGTTGGCGGCCGGGAGGTGA
- a CDS encoding glycosyl hydrolase 115 family protein yields MAGDVSRRSVLGAGAGLAAVPTLPGTAWAGEGRATGAPGEGGGARVTDPGAYLSFAPVSGGFPLVGAPVVVSSEDHPGVVRVAGDLRDDIERVTGVRPGSEVAREVVLVGTIGRSPLIDGLIDAGKLDVDGVRGKWETSLQTVVERPMPGVRRAFVIAGSDQRGTIFGAYDVSYGLGVSPWYWWDDVPPVRRAAVYVRPGRFSQGTPAVKYRGVFINDENPALGTWAPAYFGPGKAPGHPGGFTADFWAKVFEALLRLKGNYVWPAVWGRAFAEDDPENHARATEYGIVMGTSHEAPMMRGIEEWNRHAVPAVRDSAGKVVTPGRDPYGGTGEWSYRRNAEAVRAYWRDGIRRMVDQGFEGVVTLGMRGNGDTSLPDGDGIELMQEIIAAQRGIIEEETGRPASETPQVWTLYKEVQRYWDRGLRAPDDVTVVLTDDNWGNIRKHPDPGEPVRPGGYGLYYHFDYVGVGRNYKWVDTANLANLWEQLHEADAYGNHGLWVANVGDLKGNELPTEFFLDYAWNPGRWDLENLGEWERGFARLHFGEEVAAGIAEVLSTYGQLQGRRKPELLNRRITVAEGTTEVVYDDQETPFHFGHRELERVTQEWRALMRRAERVGGRLPEGMRDAWFELVGYEVAATANLYGLREAEFRNLLYARQGRAATNRMAAEAEAGLERDFALADRFNTEVAGGKWRGFQTQPHIGYGDVERYGPNAGWQQPEKDHMALPDEIFPKVRRIEVPEAAELGVAVDGADDSGEWWPGSGATGAGPVLPVFSPYQTRPQQYVEIFNRGRTPFSYRIEPSVPWLVVERLRGRVEEQERVAVRVDWGRVPTGRASGSLTVTGAGESVTVRAVAEKPSAREARGLRGFVEAGGYVAIDAEHYARAVGSADGRVRWRRIERIGRTGAGMTPWPVTAPRRTPGGAGPRLEYEVSLLSAVEEVTVRVYLSPRNPALPTGGLRYGVSFDGGEPQVVDISAVTGADDGLMNKQWARNTSDNVNMTVTRHAISGPGVHRLTFWMVDPTVVVQRLVIDTGGLTPTYLGPLESRRI; encoded by the coding sequence ATGGCCGGGGACGTCAGCCGTAGGAGCGTTCTGGGGGCGGGCGCGGGTCTCGCCGCGGTGCCGACGTTGCCGGGGACCGCGTGGGCCGGGGAGGGTCGGGCGACAGGGGCGCCCGGGGAGGGCGGGGGCGCGCGTGTCACCGATCCGGGCGCGTACCTCTCCTTCGCGCCCGTGTCCGGGGGATTCCCGCTGGTCGGTGCCCCGGTCGTGGTCAGTTCCGAGGATCACCCCGGGGTCGTGCGGGTCGCGGGGGACCTGCGGGACGACATCGAGCGGGTGACGGGGGTCCGGCCGGGGAGCGAGGTCGCGCGGGAGGTGGTCCTGGTGGGGACCATTGGGCGCAGTCCCCTGATCGACGGGCTGATCGACGCCGGGAAGCTGGACGTCGACGGGGTGCGGGGGAAGTGGGAGACCTCGTTGCAGACGGTCGTCGAGCGGCCGATGCCCGGGGTGCGGCGGGCCTTCGTCATCGCGGGCAGCGACCAGCGCGGCACGATCTTCGGGGCGTACGACGTCTCGTACGGGCTCGGCGTCTCGCCCTGGTACTGGTGGGACGACGTGCCGCCGGTCCGGCGCGCGGCGGTGTACGTGCGGCCGGGTCGCTTCAGCCAGGGGACGCCGGCCGTGAAGTACCGCGGTGTCTTCATCAACGACGAGAACCCGGCGCTCGGGACATGGGCGCCGGCGTACTTCGGGCCCGGGAAGGCGCCGGGGCACCCAGGGGGCTTCACCGCGGACTTCTGGGCCAAGGTCTTCGAGGCGCTGCTGCGGCTCAAGGGCAACTACGTCTGGCCGGCGGTGTGGGGGCGGGCCTTCGCCGAGGACGATCCGGAGAACCACGCGCGGGCGACGGAGTACGGAATTGTCATGGGCACGTCTCACGAGGCGCCCATGATGCGGGGGATCGAGGAGTGGAACCGCCATGCGGTACCGGCCGTGCGGGACAGCGCGGGCAAGGTCGTCACCCCCGGGCGGGACCCCTACGGGGGCACCGGGGAGTGGTCGTACCGGCGCAACGCCGAGGCCGTGCGGGCGTACTGGCGCGACGGCATCCGGCGCATGGTGGACCAGGGCTTCGAGGGCGTCGTCACGCTGGGGATGCGGGGGAACGGCGACACGAGCCTGCCGGACGGTGACGGCATCGAGCTGATGCAGGAGATCATCGCGGCGCAGCGCGGGATCATCGAGGAGGAGACGGGGCGGCCCGCGTCGGAGACCCCGCAGGTGTGGACCCTCTACAAGGAGGTCCAGCGCTACTGGGACCGGGGGCTGCGGGCGCCCGACGACGTGACCGTGGTCCTCACGGACGACAACTGGGGGAACATCCGCAAGCATCCGGACCCCGGGGAGCCCGTACGGCCCGGGGGGTACGGGTTGTACTACCACTTCGACTACGTCGGGGTCGGGCGCAACTACAAGTGGGTCGACACCGCCAACCTGGCGAACCTCTGGGAGCAGCTGCACGAGGCAGACGCCTACGGCAACCACGGCCTCTGGGTGGCGAACGTCGGTGACCTGAAGGGCAATGAGCTGCCGACCGAGTTCTTCCTCGACTACGCCTGGAATCCCGGGCGTTGGGATCTGGAGAACCTGGGGGAGTGGGAGCGGGGCTTCGCGCGGCTGCACTTCGGGGAGGAGGTCGCGGCCGGGATCGCCGAGGTGCTGAGCACGTACGGACAGCTTCAGGGGCGCCGCAAGCCCGAGCTGCTGAACCGGCGTATCACGGTCGCCGAGGGCACCACCGAGGTGGTCTACGACGACCAGGAGACGCCCTTCCACTTCGGGCACCGCGAGTTGGAGCGGGTCACGCAGGAGTGGCGGGCCCTGATGAGACGTGCCGAGCGGGTCGGCGGGCGGCTTCCGGAGGGCATGCGGGACGCGTGGTTCGAGCTGGTCGGCTACGAGGTGGCGGCCACCGCGAACCTGTACGGGCTGCGAGAGGCCGAGTTCCGCAACCTGCTGTACGCCAGGCAGGGGCGGGCGGCGACGAATCGTATGGCGGCCGAGGCGGAGGCGGGTCTGGAGCGGGACTTCGCGCTGGCCGATCGCTTCAACACCGAGGTCGCGGGCGGGAAGTGGCGGGGCTTCCAGACCCAGCCGCACATCGGATACGGGGACGTGGAGCGCTACGGCCCGAACGCCGGATGGCAGCAGCCGGAGAAGGACCATATGGCGCTGCCGGACGAGATCTTCCCCAAGGTGCGGCGGATCGAGGTGCCGGAGGCCGCCGAGTTGGGGGTGGCGGTGGACGGGGCGGACGACTCGGGGGAGTGGTGGCCCGGGTCGGGTGCCACTGGGGCGGGGCCGGTGCTTCCGGTGTTCAGCCCGTACCAGACCAGGCCCCAACAGTACGTGGAGATCTTCAACCGGGGGCGTACGCCCTTCTCGTACCGGATCGAGCCGTCGGTGCCGTGGCTGGTGGTGGAGCGGTTGCGGGGGCGGGTCGAGGAGCAGGAGCGGGTGGCGGTGCGGGTGGACTGGGGGCGGGTGCCGACGGGGCGCGCCTCGGGCTCGTTGACGGTGACAGGGGCCGGGGAATCGGTCACCGTGCGGGCCGTCGCGGAGAAACCGTCGGCGAGGGAGGCGCGGGGGCTCAGGGGATTCGTCGAGGCGGGCGGCTATGTCGCGATCGACGCGGAGCACTACGCGCGGGCGGTGGGGTCGGCCGACGGGCGCGTGCGCTGGCGGCGGATCGAGCGGATCGGACGTACGGGGGCGGGGATGACGCCGTGGCCCGTGACGGCGCCCCGGCGGACGCCGGGCGGGGCCGGGCCGCGGCTGGAGTACGAGGTGAGTCTTCTGTCGGCCGTGGAGGAGGTGACGGTCCGGGTGTATCTCTCGCCGAGGAATCCAGCGCTTCCGACGGGTGGCCTGCGGTACGGGGTGTCGTTCGACGGTGGGGAACCCCAGGTCGTCGACATCAGCGCCGTCACCGGGGCCGACGACGGACTCATGAACAAGCAGTGGGCGCGCAACACCTCGGACAACGTCAACATGACAGTGACCCGGCACGCGATCTCCGGGCCCGGGGTGCACCGGCTGACGTTCTGGATGGTCGACCCGACGGTGGTGGTGCAGCGCCTGGTGATCGACACGGGCGGGTTGACGCCGACGTATCTGGGGCCGTTGGAGAGTCGCCGGATCTGA
- the tuf gene encoding elongation factor Tu: MAKAKFERTKPHVNIGTIGHIDHGKTTLTAAITKVLHDAFPDLNEASAFDQIDKAPEERQRGITISIAHVEYQTETRHYAHVDCPGHADYIKNMITGAAQMDGAILVVAATDGPMPQTKEHVLLARQVGVPYIVVALNKADMVDDEEILELVELEVRELLSEYEFPGDDVPVVKVSALKALEGDKEWGQSVLDLMAAVDTAIPEPERDVDKPFLMPIEDVFTITGRGTVVTGRIERGVLKVNETVDIIGIKTEKTTTTVTGIEMFRKLLDEGQAGENVGLLLRGIKREDVERGQVIIKPGSVTPHTEFEAQAYILSKDEGGRHTPFFNNYRPQFYFRTTDVTGVVTLPEGTEMVMPGDNTEMKVELIQPIAMEEGLKFAIREGGRTVGAGQVTKINK; this comes from the coding sequence GTGGCGAAGGCGAAGTTCGAGCGGACTAAGCCGCACGTCAACATCGGCACCATCGGTCACATCGACCACGGTAAGACGACCCTCACGGCCGCCATTACCAAGGTGCTGCACGACGCGTTCCCGGACCTGAACGAGGCCTCGGCGTTCGACCAGATCGACAAGGCTCCCGAGGAGCGCCAGCGCGGTATCACCATCTCCATCGCGCACGTCGAGTACCAGACGGAGACCCGTCACTACGCCCACGTCGACTGCCCCGGTCACGCGGACTACATCAAGAACATGATCACGGGTGCGGCGCAGATGGACGGCGCCATCCTCGTTGTCGCCGCCACCGACGGCCCGATGCCGCAGACCAAGGAGCACGTGCTCCTGGCCCGCCAGGTCGGCGTTCCGTACATCGTCGTCGCCCTGAACAAGGCCGACATGGTGGACGACGAGGAGATCCTGGAGCTCGTCGAGCTCGAGGTCCGTGAGCTGCTCTCCGAGTACGAGTTCCCGGGCGACGACGTTCCGGTCGTCAAGGTCTCCGCGCTCAAGGCGCTCGAGGGCGACAAGGAGTGGGGCCAGTCGGTCCTGGACCTGATGGCCGCCGTCGACACCGCGATCCCGGAGCCGGAGCGCGACGTCGACAAGCCGTTCCTGATGCCGATCGAGGACGTCTTCACGATCACCGGTCGTGGCACCGTCGTCACCGGTCGTATCGAGCGTGGTGTCCTCAAGGTCAACGAGACCGTCGACATCATCGGTATCAAGACCGAGAAGACCACCACCACGGTCACCGGCATCGAGATGTTCCGCAAGCTGCTCGACGAGGGCCAGGCCGGTGAGAACGTCGGTCTGCTCCTCCGTGGCATCAAGCGCGAGGACGTCGAGCGCGGCCAGGTCATCATCAAGCCCGGTTCGGTCACCCCGCACACCGAGTTCGAGGCCCAGGCCTACATCCTGTCCAAGGACGAGGGTGGCCGCCACACGCCGTTCTTCAACAACTACCGTCCGCAGTTCTACTTCCGTACGACGGACGTGACGGGCGTTGTGACCCTCCCCGAGGGCACCGAGATGGTCATGCCCGGCGACAACACTGAGATGAAGGTTGAGCTCATCCAGCCCATCGCCATGGAAGAGGGCCTGAAGTTCGCCATCCGTGAGGGTGGCCGGACCGTGGGCGCCGGCCAGGTCACCAAGATCAACAAGTAA
- the fusA gene encoding elongation factor G yields MATTSLDLARVRNIGIMAHIDAGKTTTTERILFYTGVSYKIGEVHDGAATMDWMEQEQERGITITSAATTCHWPLEGVDHTINIIDTPGHVDFTVEVERSLRVLDGAVTVFDGVAGVEPQSETVWRQADRYGVPRICFVNKLDRTGAEFHRCVDMISDRLGAQPLVMQLPIGAEADFKGVVDLVTMKALVWSAEAAKGEMYDVVDIPATHTEAAEEYRGKLVEAVAENDEEIMELYLEGVEPTEEQLYAAIRRITIASGKSNDTTVTPVFCGTAFKNKGVQPLLDAVVRYLPTPLDVEAIEGHDVKDPELVVKRKPSDDEPLSALAFKIMSDPHLGKLTFVRVYSGRLESGTAVLNSVKGKKERIGKIYRMHANKREEIESVGAGDIIAVMGLKQTTTGETLCDDKQPVILESMDFPAPVIQVAIEPKSKGDQEKLGVAIQRLAEEDPSFQVHSDEETGQTIIGGMGELHLEVLVDRMRREFKVEANVGKPQVAYRETIRKAVERVDYTHKKQTGGTGQFAKVQIAIEPIEGGDASYEFVNKVTGGRIPKEYIPSVDAGAQEAMQFGILAGYEMTGVRVTLIDGGYHEVDSSELAFKIAGSQAFKEAARKASPVLLEPMMAVEVTTPEDYMGEVIGDINSRRGQIQAMEERAGARVVKGLVPLSEMFGYVGDLRSKTSGRASYSMQFDSYAEVPRNVAEEIIAKAKGE; encoded by the coding sequence ATGGCTACCACTTCGCTTGACCTGGCCAGGGTCCGCAACATCGGGATCATGGCCCACATCGACGCGGGCAAGACGACCACCACCGAGCGGATCCTGTTCTACACCGGCGTTTCGTACAAGATCGGTGAGGTCCACGACGGCGCCGCCACCATGGACTGGATGGAGCAGGAGCAGGAGCGTGGCATCACGATCACCTCTGCTGCCACCACCTGTCACTGGCCGCTCGAGGGCGTCGACCACACCATCAACATCATCGACACCCCGGGTCACGTCGACTTCACCGTAGAGGTGGAGCGTTCGCTCCGCGTCCTCGACGGTGCCGTGACGGTGTTCGACGGCGTTGCCGGCGTGGAGCCGCAGTCGGAGACGGTGTGGCGTCAGGCCGACCGTTACGGCGTGCCCCGCATCTGCTTCGTCAACAAGCTGGACCGTACCGGCGCCGAGTTCCACCGCTGCGTGGACATGATCTCGGACCGTCTGGGCGCCCAGCCGCTCGTCATGCAGCTCCCGATCGGCGCCGAGGCCGACTTCAAGGGCGTCGTCGACCTCGTGACGATGAAGGCCCTGGTCTGGTCCGCCGAGGCCGCCAAGGGTGAGATGTACGACGTCGTCGACATCCCGGCCACGCACACCGAGGCTGCCGAGGAGTACCGCGGCAAGCTCGTCGAGGCCGTCGCCGAGAACGACGAAGAGATCATGGAGCTGTACCTGGAGGGCGTCGAGCCCACCGAGGAGCAGCTGTACGCCGCGATCCGTCGCATCACCATCGCGTCCGGCAAGTCCAACGACACCACGGTCACCCCGGTGTTCTGTGGCACCGCGTTCAAGAACAAGGGCGTCCAGCCCCTGCTCGACGCGGTCGTGCGCTACCTCCCCACCCCGCTCGACGTCGAGGCCATCGAGGGCCACGACGTGAAGGACCCCGAGCTGGTCGTCAAGCGCAAGCCGTCCGACGACGAGCCGCTGTCCGCGCTGGCGTTCAAGATCATGAGCGACCCGCACCTCGGCAAGCTCACCTTCGTCCGGGTCTACTCGGGCCGCCTGGAGTCCGGCACCGCCGTGCTGAACTCCGTCAAGGGCAAGAAGGAGCGCATCGGCAAGATCTACCGCATGCACGCGAACAAGCGTGAGGAGATCGAGTCGGTGGGCGCCGGCGACATCATCGCCGTCATGGGTCTGAAGCAGACCACGACCGGTGAGACGCTGTGCGACGACAAGCAGCCGGTGATCCTGGAGTCCATGGACTTCCCGGCGCCGGTCATCCAGGTCGCCATCGAGCCCAAGTCCAAGGGTGACCAGGAGAAGCTGGGTGTCGCCATCCAGCGTCTCGCGGAGGAGGACCCCTCCTTCCAGGTCCACTCGGACGAGGAGACCGGCCAGACCATCATCGGTGGTATGGGCGAGCTGCACCTCGAGGTGCTGGTCGACCGTATGCGCCGTGAGTTCAAGGTCGAGGCCAACGTCGGCAAGCCGCAGGTCGCCTACCGCGAGACGATCCGCAAGGCCGTCGAGCGCGTCGACTACACGCACAAGAAGCAGACCGGTGGTACCGGTCAGTTCGCCAAGGTGCAGATCGCGATCGAGCCGATCGAGGGCGGCGACGCCAGTTACGAGTTCGTGAACAAGGTGACCGGTGGCCGCATCCCGAAGGAGTACATCCCTTCGGTGGACGCCGGTGCGCAGGAGGCCATGCAGTTCGGCATCCTCGCGGGCTACGAGATGACGGGCGTCCGCGTCACGCTCATCGACGGTGGCTACCACGAGGTCGACTCCTCCGAGCTCGCGTTCAAGATCGCCGGTTCGCAGGCCTTCAAGGAGGCCGCGCGCAAGGCGTCCCCCGTGCTCCTTGAGCCGATGATGGCCGTCGAGGTCACCACGCCCGAGGACTACATGGGTGAGGTCATCGGCGACATCAACTCCCGCCGTGGTCAGATCCAGGCCATGGAGGAGCGGGCCGGTGCCCGCGTCGTGAAGGGCCTCGTGCCCCTCTCGGAGATGTTCGGCTACGTCGGAGACCTCCGCAGCAAGACCTCGGGTCGCGCAAGCTACTCGATGCAGTTCGACTCCTACGCCGAGGTTCCGCGGAACGTCGCCGAGGAGATCATCGCGAAGGCCAAGGGCGAGTGA
- the rpsG gene encoding 30S ribosomal protein S7, which yields MPRKGPAPKRPVIIDPVYGSPLVTSLINKVLLNGKRSTAERIVYGAMEGLREKTGNDPIITLKRALENIKPTLEVKSRRVGGATYQVPIEVKPGRANTLALRWLVGYSRARREKTMTERLLNELLDASNGLGAAVKKREDTHKMAESNKAFAHYRW from the coding sequence ATGCCTCGTAAGGGCCCCGCCCCGAAGCGCCCGGTCATCATCGACCCGGTCTACGGTTCTCCTCTTGTCACGTCGCTCATCAACAAGGTGCTGCTGAACGGCAAGCGCTCCACCGCCGAGCGCATCGTCTACGGCGCCATGGAGGGCCTGCGTGAGAAGACGGGCAACGACCCGATCATCACGCTGAAGCGCGCTCTGGAGAACATCAAGCCGACCCTCGAGGTCAAGTCCCGCCGTGTCGGTGGTGCGACGTACCAGGTTCCGATCGAGGTCAAGCCCGGTCGTGCCAACACGCTCGCGCTGCGCTGGCTGGTCGGTTACTCCCGCGCCCGTCGCGAGAAGACCATGACCGAGCGTCTGCTCAACGAGCTTCTCGACGCCTCCAACGGCCTGGGTGCCGCTGTGAAGAAGCGCGAGGACACGCACAAGATGGCCGAGTCCAACAAGGCCTTCGCGCACTACCGCTGGTAG
- the rpsL gene encoding 30S ribosomal protein S12, with the protein MPTIQQLVRKGRQDKVEKNKTPALEGSPQRRGVCTRVFTTTPKKPNSALRKVARVRLTSGIEVTAYIPGEGHNLQEHSIVLVRGGRVKDLPGVRYKIIRGSLDTQGVKNRKQARSRYGAKKEK; encoded by the coding sequence GTGCCTACGATCCAGCAGCTGGTCCGTAAGGGCCGGCAGGACAAGGTCGAGAAGAACAAGACGCCCGCACTCGAGGGTTCGCCCCAGCGTCGCGGCGTCTGCACGCGTGTGTTCACGACCACCCCGAAGAAGCCGAACTCGGCCCTGCGTAAGGTCGCGCGTGTGCGTCTGACCAGCGGGATCGAGGTCACCGCTTACATTCCGGGTGAGGGACACAACCTGCAGGAGCACTCCATCGTGCTCGTGCGTGGTGGCCGTGTGAAGGACCTGCCGGGTGTTCGCTACAAGATCATCCGCGGTTCCCTCGACACCCAGGGTGTCAAGAACCGCAAGCAGGCCCGCAGCCGCTACGGCGCCAAGAAGGAGAAGTAA
- a CDS encoding DUF1707 and DUF4190 domain-containing protein, with product MLAAHADRERAVDVLKAGFSEGRLPQDEYERRVERAYQARTVGELALLVADLPQGPTAAQPSVMAPMPPMVPRTFMPAPVLPPPTNGKAVGAMVCGVLTTMSLGLTGIPAVILGHTARAEMKRTGEGGEGFALAGLILGWLSVAGWAFFLLVLMIAGVSSSSGT from the coding sequence ATGCTCGCCGCACATGCCGACCGTGAGCGTGCCGTCGATGTGTTGAAGGCCGGCTTCAGTGAGGGCCGCCTCCCGCAGGACGAGTACGAGAGGCGCGTCGAGAGGGCCTACCAGGCGCGCACGGTGGGGGAGCTGGCCCTCCTGGTCGCCGACCTGCCCCAGGGGCCCACAGCGGCGCAGCCGAGCGTCATGGCGCCCATGCCGCCCATGGTCCCGAGAACGTTCATGCCGGCGCCCGTGCTGCCGCCGCCCACCAACGGCAAGGCCGTGGGCGCGATGGTCTGCGGTGTGCTCACGACCATGTCGCTGGGGCTCACCGGCATCCCGGCGGTCATCCTGGGCCACACCGCCCGCGCCGAGATGAAGCGCACCGGGGAGGGCGGTGAGGGCTTCGCCCTGGCCGGTCTGATCCTCGGCTGGCTCTCCGTGGCGGGCTGGGCCTTCTTCCTGCTGGTCCTGATGATCGCGGGAGTGTCGTCGAGCAGCGGAACCTGA